Proteins found in one Puniceicoccaceae bacterium genomic segment:
- the rplQ gene encoding 50S ribosomal protein L17 produces the protein MRHNKHRHILGVKKEHRAALMANLASSLIIHGRIETTLAKAKALRPFVEKIITLAKKAKTSENRAAAVHYRRQAISKIRNKDAVAVLFNEKVDAFLERKGGYSRIYKLGHRIGDAAEIAIIELIAADDEGYSKPKTKKQANQSKKEEKAEVKPASEAQASTEAENDAEPVAEEKQD, from the coding sequence ATGCGTCATAATAAGCATCGTCATATCCTTGGTGTAAAAAAAGAGCACCGTGCTGCTCTGATGGCCAATCTAGCGAGTTCCCTGATCATTCATGGTCGGATCGAAACGACGCTGGCAAAAGCCAAGGCACTCCGTCCTTTTGTTGAGAAAATCATCACGCTCGCAAAAAAGGCAAAAACCAGCGAGAATCGGGCAGCGGCAGTGCACTACCGTCGCCAGGCGATTTCCAAAATCCGCAATAAGGACGCAGTAGCGGTTCTTTTCAATGAAAAGGTGGATGCATTTTTGGAACGCAAAGGTGGATACTCCCGCATCTATAAGTTGGGTCATCGCATCGGTGATGCTGCGGAAATCGCCATCATTGAACTGATTGCAGCGGACGATGAGGGTTACTCCAAGCCGAAGACCAAAAAGCAGGCAAATCAGTCCAAGAAGGAAGAGAAAGCAGAAGTCAAACCGGCTTCCGAAGCACAAGCATCTACTGAAGCTGAAAATGATGCTGAACCGGTAGCAGAAGAGAAACAAGACTAA